A region of Drosophila suzukii chromosome 2L, CBGP_Dsuzu_IsoJpt1.0, whole genome shotgun sequence DNA encodes the following proteins:
- the LOC108011973 gene encoding V-type proton ATPase catalytic subunit A, which yields MSNLKRFDDEERESKYGRVFAVSGPVVTAEAMSGSAMYELVRVGYYELVGEIIRLEGDMATIQVYEETSGVTVGDPVLRTGKPLSVELGPGIMGSIFDGIQRPLKDINELTESIYIPKGVNVPSLSRVASWEFNPLNVKVGSHITGGDLYGLVHENTLVKHKMIVNPRAKGTVRYIAPSGNYKVDDVVLETEFDGEITKHTMLQVWPVRQPRPVTEKLPANHPLLTGQRVLDSLFPCVQGGTTAIPGAFGCGKTVISQALSKYSNSDVIIYVGCGERGNEMSEVLRDFPELSVEIDGVTESIMKRTALVANTSNMPVAAREASIYTGITLSEYFRDMGYNVSMMADSTSRWAEALREISGRLAEMPADSGYPAYLGARLASFYERAGRVKCLGNPEREGSVSIVGAVSPPGGDFSDPVTSATLGIVQVFWGLDKKLAQRKHFPSINWLISYSKYMRALDDFYDKNFPEFVPLRTKVKEILQEEEDLSEIVQLVGKASLAETDKITLEVAKLLKDDFLQQNSYSSYDRFCPFYKTVGMLKNIIDFYDMARHSVESTAQSENKITWNVIREAMGNIMYQLSSMKFKDPVKDGEAKIKADFEQLHEDLQQAFRNLED from the exons ATGTCCAACCTTAAGCGTTTCGATGATGAGGAGCGTGAGTCCAAGTATGGACGTGTCTTCGCTGTTTCTGGTCCTG TCGTGACCGCCGAGGCCATGTCCGGATCTGCTATGTACGAGTTGGTCCGCGTCGGCTACTACGAGCTGGTGGGCGAGATCATCCGTCTGGAGGGTGACATGGCCACCATCCAGGTGTACGAGGAGACCTCCGGCGTGACTGTCGGCGATCCCGTGCTGCGTACCGGCAAGCCCCTCTCGGTGGAGCTGGGCCCCGGCATCATGGGCAGCATCTTTGACGGTATCCAGCGTCCCCTGAAGGACATTAACGAGCTGACCGAGTCCATCTACATCCCCAAGGGTGTGAACGTGCCCAGTTTGTCGCGCGTTGCCAGCTGGGAGTTCAACCCCCTGAACGTCAAGGTCGGCTCTCACATCACCGGAGGAGACCTGTACGGTCTGGTGCACGAGAACACCCTGGTCAAGCACAAGATGATCGTCAACCCCCGTGCCAAGGGTACCGTGCGCTACATCGCCCCCTCGGGCAACTACAAGGTCGACGATGTCGTCCTGGAGACGGAGTTCGATGGAGAGATCACCAAGCACACTATGTTGCAAGTGTGGCCAGTGCGTCAGCCTCGTCCCGTGACTGAGAAGCTGCCCGCCAACCACCCCCTGCTCACCGGACAGCGTGTCCTCGACTCGCTCTTCCCCTGTGTCCAGGGCGGAACCACCGCCATTCCCGGAGCCTTCGGTTGCGGCAAGACTGTGATCTCGCAG GCTCTGTCCAAGTACTCCAACTCCGATGTGATCATCTACGTCGGTTGCGGTGAGCGTGGTAACGAGATGTCTGAGGTACTGCGTGATTTCCCCGAGCTGTCCGTGGAGATCGACGGTGTGACCGAGTCCATCATGAAGCGTACCGCCCTGGTGGCCAACACCTCCAACATGCCTGTGGCTGCCCGTGAGGCTTCCATTTACACCGGTATTACTCTGTCTGAGTACTTCCGTGATATGGGTTACAACGTGTCCATGATGGCTGACTCCACCTCCCGTTGGGCCGAAGCTCTGCGTGAGATTTCGGGTCGTCTGGCTGAGATGCCTGCCGATTCCGGCTACCCAGCCTACCTGGGTGCCCGTCTGGCCTCCTTCTACGAGCGTGCCGGTCGCGTGAAGTGTCTGGGTAACCCCGAGCGCGAGGGATCCGTGTCCATTGTCGGAGCTGTGTCGCCCCCTGGTGGTGATTTCTCCGATCCCGTGACCTCCGCCACTCTGGGTATCGTGCAGGTGTTCTGGGGTCTCGACAAGAAACTGGCCCAGCGCAAGCACTTCCCCTCGATCAACTGGCTGATTTCGTACTCCAAGTACATGCGTGCCCTGGACGACTTCTATGACAAGAACTTCCCCGAGTTCGTGCCACTGCGTACCAAGGTCAAGGAGATCctgcaggaggaggaggatctGTCTGAGATCGTGCAGCTGGTCGGCAAGGCCTCCCTGGCTGAGACCGACAAGATCACGCTGGAGGTGGCCAAGCTGCTGAAGGACGATTTCCTGCAGCAGAACTCCTACTCCTCGTACGATCGTTTCTGCCCCTTCTACAAGACCGTCGGCATGCTGAAGAACATCATTGACTTCTACGACATGGCCCGTCACTCCGTGGAGTCGACGGCTCAGTCCGAGAACAAGATCACCTGGAACGTGATCCGTGAGGCTATGGGCAACATTATGTACCAGCTGTCGTCCATGAAGTTCAAG